The following DNA comes from Ailuropoda melanoleuca isolate Jingjing chromosome 19, ASM200744v2, whole genome shotgun sequence.
gggggcggggggaaggcaAATCCGCAGTCAAGGAGCAATGAGGGCTGAATGGCCTCATCAAGTCAGTCCTGGAGGCTTCTCAGTGTGCCCACCCAGTGTCTCTGACCCTGGCCCAGTGTGTCAGCTGCGCATCATCTTACCTGTCCCAGCTCCAGCTTCCGGATGGCCGCGTTGGCGCGCCGCTGCAGAGCCTTCAGGGCGGCCTGCAGTTCCCGCCGCTGCCACTGGGGCATCAGGGCTGTGTCCACGGCCTAGGGCCAGAAGCCTATCAGCCGGGCCCTTCCTGGGCCACAGACTCTGAGGCCCCGGGGAAGGACATCGCACCCACCACACCCCACCCTGCAGACAAACGACACACATGCAGGCCAGCTGGAGTCCAACAGGAAGGCTGCGGAGCACTGGGAAGGGTATGGGGGAGGcgcagagaagggaagagggccGGGAGAGGGTGCGGAGCAGCTCCATGATAGCGGTGACCCTCACATCAGTAAGCCGTCCCACGTCCTTGGAGAGTCTCTGAGCCGCCGCCACATCCTGGCTGCCCCGACTCAGCCGCTCTGTGGCCGCTTCGACCTCCTGGGCCAGGTTCTGGCCCACCTCTCGGGCCTGCGGGGTTGGAACAGGATGCTCAGGGCCGCTCGGCTTACCGACCCCCCTCCCCCGGGACAGGGGCTCCCAACCCACTGCTAGTCAGGGCCAAGTTAGAAATATTTAACCACATGGACGAGTCGAGACCCCAGGTAATCACAACAGCTGCCAGTAGCTGCCACGGCCCCGTCAGCACACGTGTCCGAACACTGGTTCTGCTGCCGGGCATCCCCCAGCCTGAGCGTGTCAGCGGTGTgtgtccccttcccccccaaccccactccacATTCAGCAGCCTCCCGTTCCCTGCTGGCACGCCCACCTGCTGGGCCTGCTCCCCAGTGACAGCCAGCAGGCGGGTGGTGCCCTTGGTGAGCTGGCGCTCCCCAACGATGACCAGGTCCCCGACAGCGCCCGTGCGCAGCAGATGCCTGCGGGCAGAGGGAGGGCGAAGGAGGTCAGTGGGGACGGTGGGACAGGAAAGAGCAGCCTGAGCTCTGAACTGGGGGCTGGTGGCTCCAAAGACCAAGAAAGGGTGAGGGTCTGGGGCCCCGGgtcagggcaggcaggcaggcaggcaggcagactcACGTCCCACAGCACAGCTCCACAGAGGTCCGCAGGGCAGCCTGGGAGGCTGGGTCCAGCGCACGGGCTACAGGCACCCCCACTGACACCACCCGCACAGGGTCTGGGTATACCTGAGGGTGTAAGGGGACAAGTCTGTTAACCAgcctacgtgtgtgtgtgtgtgtgtgtgtgtgtgtgtgtgtgtgtgaagggcaGGTGATCTTCACCAAGTGGGGGGACTCCCCAACTCACCTCATCCAAAGAGCGCAGGCCAGGGACATGGGCAGTGAGTGCCAGGGCCACGTCCTCCATGTACACTGGCTCGTCCTGCCCCACGGCATCTTGCACAGTGCCCTCCACTGCCCGGAGCTGCTCTGGGGTCAGTGGagcctggtggggtggggtggaaaatGGACAGACTGACAGGAAGTCAGTTCCACGCCTGTAACTGAGGCGGTAAGAAGCAGTCAATGTTGACGGACTATCCTCGGGTTCTGAACAGTGGCTAGCACGCAGCAGTGCTCTCTCAACCTTTGTGGAGCACACAGTTCTTCTCCTTAGAAAGCTACCTGTGAGTGGGGCCTGCTGGCAACTGCAGGCCTTTCATCAGGCACTAAAGCTGAGGAAGAAATGGACATGCTCTTCTGTACCGAGGGAGCTCAGAACAAGGGGCAGCCCAACGGAAGAGAAACCCGGGatggggggggaggtgggagcaaggacagagcctgatgtgcaaagagggaggggagacagggcggcagggaagggaggacagCTCGGTTAGAGCAAGAAGGTCTTGGGTGACAGCAGGAACAAGGAAGCTGGGTGGCTGGAGGTGCGAGGAGGGCTTTGGACACTGTCTGGCCGGCGCCTCCCTGGTGCGCGAGGAGCGTGAAGGCAAGACGCCCCCCACGGCCTTACAGGGACTGAGCAACAGGAGGCCCGGGTCCTCGGACTGGCCAAACACCCCCCAACGCCAGACCACCTCTCTGGAAGCCTGCCACCTCACCTGaagcccttccctgccccactcaccTGGGTGGCCACGTCAAAGCGCAGGCGCTCGGGACTGAGGTGGGAACCTCGCTGCTCCGTGTGAGGGCCCAGGGTCTGCCGCAGCGCCCAGCTGAGCAGGTGGGTGGCCGTGTGCTTCTCCATGCAGCGTAGACGCCAGGCCTGAAACACTTTGGTCACCCAGGATCCTGGGGCGTGGGGAGAGTCCAAAGGCTGCAGGATATCCCGAGTATCAGGGGTGGGGTCCTTACCTCATCCACGTGTAGCTGTACCTGGTCCCCCACCTTCAGACCCTCAGGGGCCACAGCCTCATGTAGGATGAAGCCTCCACAGACCTGGGCCTGGGCCACTGGGAACAGCACAtcctggggaagggcagggagccaAGGCACTGGAGTGACAGCTTGCAGCTTTTCCCTCCCCTTGGCTCCCTTCCCAGCTCAGGCCAGCCATTGGCAGAAATTAacttgtatgtgtgtatgggggCTCACCTCCTGGCCCACCCGCACCAGGTAGCCTCGGTCTGAAGCCTGACCCCCCTGTTCAGCATAGAAGTTGGTTTTGTCTAAGAGGAGGCCACAGCGCTGGCCTTTCCCCACGGAGGCCACGGCTGTCCCGTCCTCTGTATACAGCTGGAGCACCTGGGCCTCACAGGCGCTGAACTCTGCCAGGGAGAAGAATGGTCATCAGTGCTAGGCAGGGGTGTGGGACGTGGGATGTGGGTCTGTGCCTTACTTGAAGCCAACAGACAcgtggctggggaggagggggcgctTTCAGGTGCCACAGTGACCCCTGGGGGCTGCCCCAGGGAATGCATAGGGCCGGAAGCAACCATTGCAGACATCCCTCCCAATCCCCGCCAGGTACAGCTGCAGCCAGCAGCCTCAGTCCAGCCTCTCACCATAACCCCCGCTGGGTCGCAGGGAGTAGTTGTACTTGGGACTGTCGTCAGTGGGGGGTACCCCTCGGCGCTGCAGCTCCCCCAGTGCATGGACATTCAGCTGCAGTCCCTGCTCCTGAACAGGCTCGGACTGCTGTGACCTGTGCTGCGGGATGGGCGTATGCATTTGGAAGGGGCACGTGGCCAGTGCAACGGGACCTGAGCCTCCCCAGAGCCTGTCCTAGCCACACAGCTGTGTGGACCCTGCAGGACCCTCTGTAATAAGCCGTCAGGGTTTGGCTGGCGGTTAGAGACCGTGGGCTTGCCGGTGAACCGCCCATCATGCAGGGTTTGGGGATCAGGCGTCCCTCACCCACGACTGCCCTTGGAGGCTCCCTCTCTAGGAGGCTGTGCTGgcctctgcccttctgctccTGGTTAGCCCACTGTTCTTCTCTCCAGGCTGTGCGTGGGGCCGGAGGTGAGGCGACAGACCCTACCTCAGCCTCCTGAGGGTCTGCCTTGAGGGAACTCAAGGCTGGGGAAAGCGCTGTCTCAACAGAACCCTGGGCGGGGGTGCCCCAGCCTGTACCTGGGCCTCCTCCTGAGCCAGCCGCGCCAGCCCAGCCGAGTCCAGCTGTACCCCTTTCTCCTCCAGCATCAACTCCAACAGGTCCAGGGGGAGCCCCAGGTTCCCAGCCAGTGATAAGGACCAGGCCACTTCAGCTTTGAGGAAGGAAGACAAAGGGTgttcaggggggaggggcaggagaccGCAGGGGAAGgaatgagggagaaggaagggccagGGCTTTTGCATGCACATAGAAGCCACCAGGAGCCAAGCACAAGTGTCCCCTCCCTGGAAAGGAGGGACTGGAGGCAGGGCCAGCTGGGCggtggggagaagcaggtctGGGTGTTGGAGACAGCGCAGGGAGAGGGACATGGGGGGAGGAAGGTGTGGATGctgggcccaggcctggcccagggctccctcctctgcctgccctggcTCACGTAAGTGAGACCCTCACACCTTGGCTAGGCACCTCACTCACCAGGGAACAATTCAGAAGGCCCCAGGCGCCTCAGGGTCCGATCGATGATCTGCCGCCCCCGCtgcagggaggccaggaaggcTGCCTCGTCCTCTGATACCAGGTGGGCTATCTGAACGGGGGCAGGGCCGGGCAGGACTGGAGCTAGGCCTCCTCGGAAGGAGAGCCGCTCTCCACCCCTGTCTCgtcggcccctccctccccatggcccctccctccccatccgaAGCCAGTACCTGGGCTGAGTTCTTCTGTAGTTCTGGATACGCGTCcccctgagggagggagagggctgagAAGTGTGAAAGGCAACCTGCCCACTCTGCGCCTCCCTACCCTGGGGCTCCCCGAGGACACCCGCCTTGGGAGCTTGGCTCAGGCCGATGGATGGGGAGTGGACCCAAACAGGGAATACGGTGGAAGGGGGTCTCCAAACTCAAAGGCTCAGCCGCCGGGGCAAGGAAGCCTCCTGAGGGCTCCCCGCTTCTTGTATGCAATCCCAGCTTCCTCAGCCCCACGGGACCTGGGCTAGACATTTAGGGTGGGAAGCCTAGGCTGGGGGCACCGCCTGGGCTCAGCTGCCAGCACTCAGGGAGGCCCAGAAGAGTACGCTCTGCCCTCACCAGTGTCTCCACCACTACAGGCACCAGGCTGCCTAGGAAGCCAGGCGGTGCCCGCAACACCTCCGTAGAGAACCGCACAGCTCGACGCAGGATCCGACGAAGAACCAGCCTAGAGGGGTTCAGAGGCCAGCTATGAACCCCCAGCCACCCTTGGTCAGCAGTATGGAGAGTGGGGAGGACAAGGTCCAGAGTGTGTGCTCTCATCCCAGAGGCCtcgcccttcccccactcctcctgccatCTTAACCCAACCCACCTCTccatcccctttctttctctcccctgcaACCCCCCAGCAgcacctgcctctctctgtgtaGCCCTTCTAGACTCACGGGGCGCCCGACATTCCAGGGTAGACGCCATCAGCGATGCAGACACTGAGCGTGCGGATGTGATCGGCCACCACGCGGTATGCCATGTCTGTGCGCCCCTCGTCCGCTGCCCCTACCCGGCCCAAGTAAGGGGGTGCCCTGCAACCCTGGTGAGTGGGAGACAAGGAGACACAGCTGCTGGTCCTGCCGGATGTGGTCCAGGTGGGGTGCTCTTCATTGGCCCTAGAGCATCTGCCCTCACCCCTAAAGCCGACCACATCTGGAACGTCCTGGCTGGAGAAGCTTCCAACATGAAAGGAGGCCACATTCAGCACTAGATGATGGCGGCTGTGACCACGTCCTGAATTTCTGCTACCAGAACGGGGTGCGTGCTTGAACGACGCGTTGTCTGATATCCAAAACACCCCGCTCTGGGAGGTACTACTGGCCTCGCTTTAAAGGGGAAACAGAGGCGCACAGGGGCTAGCTGAGTGCCACAAGGCCACGCGACGCATCGGAGCAGATCAGAGACCTGAAGCTGGCCGTCGGACTCCAGGCACTCTCCGCTGCCCACAGCCACTCCTCCAGCCTCCGTGGCGGGGAGGCAAAGCAGATGCCCGGTTCTTCCAGCTCCGCACCTAGAGCTCCAAACCTGTCTCCTCCCCAAGCTTCCCCCCCCTCCATGAACAGTCCTGCCACTCGCCACACTGCGCAAGGCAAAAACTAGGGAGCAGGCCTTCACTTttatttcccctccccaccccatccatcACTGGGGCCTTTTGCTCCTATGTCTGTGAGATCTTTCAAATCAATTACTCTTCTCCACTTCCACAGTTTCTAGCCTAAGCCATGCCCTAGTCTCTTCCTTGGACTGTGACGTAGCCTCCCGGTTGGCTTCCTGGCTCCTTCTCAGGTCTCCCTCCAGCCCATCCTCCACACAGCAACAAGAATGGCTTTTAAAAGTGTCAGTCAGATCACGCTCCTCCCCGCCTCGGAACACTTGTCACCACATTTAGAATAAAAGCCCCACTTTGGACTTTAAGGCCCCACAAGGTTTGACTTCTGCCTTCCTTTGTATGTTAGATTGTTTGCAAAAATGGCCACAATCTTATCCTCTTCTGTGTGCATGCCACTTTATAACGTGACCACAGCCGCAGATAAGAGATTCTTCCCATCCAGGGACAGAACTATTTCTccaccccttgaatctgggctagCCTTGTGACCTGCTCTGGCCCACAGAAAGAGGTGGACATGACAATGCTCTGAGCCTAGGCCTCAAGAAGCCTCGTGTGCTTCTGTTCTCCTTCTTAGAACCTTGCTGCGCTGTGATGTGAACGAGCCCCAGCTAGCCTGCTGCTTGACACAGCCTGGTCACCCCCAGTGCCCCAaacacccagccagccagccgcTCCTCAGAAGTAGAACTGCCTAGAAGCTGACTACAGATGTACGAACTCAAGAACACTGCTAGCCCACAGACTCGTACGCGGAATAACTACGAAGTGtgaggtggtttgttacacagcaaaatCTCAGAGACACATTCTCCAGCTACATCCCACGTGATTCTTCTTTAGCTAGCAGGCCACCTttgccttcctctcctgcctcagggccttggtACCTGCTATCCCCTCTACCTGGAAGGAGCTTCCTGTGGCTGGCTCCTCCTCTTTTAGGTTCCAGCTCAGAGATCATCTGCTTGCTGGGCCTTCCCCAAACGCTTGGTGAAAGATTCCTCTGTACCACGGCCCCCACCCAGGTACTATGACCCATGTTTACTGCCTGGTCACAAAATGCAATCTCGTTCAAATCTATCATCTTGTtcttaaatacattaaatatattattatttatctctTAGGTTACAATGTAATCTCCACGATCTCTTTTCTGTTTACTGCTGTTCTCCTGTACCAAGCACAAAGGACTTCACCCAAAGTAGGAACTCAATACACATTTTTTTGagtaaatgaaggaaggaaggagttagGAGCAGTATCAGGTAATAAACATGAACCCCAGCCTCATGTTTGACCCTGGTATCCTTGGTTGGTCATTCTTTCCACATGCGGGAATATGCGGAGTTCTCAACAAAAACGGAAAGCAATAGCTtctggaagggaagaggcaggctcacctGGTGTATGGCCTTGAGCAGCGGGGAAAAGAGGTCAGTGTCGTAGGTGGAGCGTGTGCCTTGCAGCACAGCCACGAGCCTTTCCAGGCCCATTCCTGTGTCCACGTGCcgctggggcaggggctgcaggCTTCCATCTGCCTCTCTGGCCGGGGAAGGTGTGCAAGGTGAGGCCGCACACAGGATTACAGGGGTGAGGCAGATGCCCAAGTGCAGTGGAGGAATGAGGCAGGGGCTGACAGTGGGAGGAACCAGAAGGCAgtacccacccctccccaccaaaggCACACAGTGATGGCCTTCGTTCCTGTCTGTACTTTCTCATAAAGGGTGagctccaccctcacccctgcttggGCCCTTGCCTGGACCCACACATCCCCCTTCTGGGACAGAATTCTTTGCCCTGAGAAAGAGGCAGGTCAAGGCTGGAAGAAAATCTTAGAGATCATGAAGTTCAGCTTCACCATGTGATAAAAGAGCAGACGCCTGAGAGCAGCAGTGACTAGTTTAAGCCGTTATGAacacagttggttgggcatctgacttggtttcggcttgcgtcatgatctcggggtcgtgggatcaggtCCCGTACtgggttccacactgagcatggagcctgtttgggattctctctctctctctgcaccgcccccccacccccactcctgtgcGCTCttgcactctaaataaataaataaataaatacaaacaggTATGAGCATAGACTAGAGTTCAAATCCGTTATTATCTGGCAAGTATTTAGaaatgtgcctggcacacagtaagcaccatttaagtgtttggtttttttataaGAAATGGATCAAAGTCTCCTGACTGCTACTTTTTCCACTTTCGGCCAGggattttcctccttcttcagcACCCTATTACCTGTTGTGTTGAATGAAGACCAGATTCCAAAGCTCCACCAGCTGAGGGGCTCCCACCCTACCAGCGAGGTCATAGTGGATCTCGGTACAGGGCCCACAAGGGCCAGTGTCCCCCATCTCCCAGAAGTTCTCTTCTGGTCCAAAGGAAAGCACATGGCTGTCACGTACCCTGAGAAGAAAGCCAGGTgagtggagggagacagacaaaccTGGAAGCTAGAACCCCCTCTGCCATGACAGCCTCTCCATCAAGCTCAGCAAGAGGACAAACAGGGCTGACCCCAGACTCCTAGGATACGCTGCGATTCTGGGGACTGATGCTGGTACTATTTGCCAGTCCTCTTGCCCTCCAAAAGTGGAATAATGGGCAGAGGCAGACTTACCCTAAGCTGAGCCAGATGTCCCTGCTCTCCAGGTCTGGGTCCAACCCTGCCTTGGGGTCACCACCAAAGTAGGAGACCCAGAGCCTGTCCTCAGGAATCCCATAGACCTGAGTCAGCAGTTCCCAGGCCATGCTGCAAGCCTCCTCCTGCAGGGGAAACCcacatggggtgggaggaggaaaatGGGGAAGAGGGCCCCACTGAAGCGCCAATCAAGCCACGTGAGTTTCAGCCCTCAGCTTAAGACAAAATTCCACTGCCTACCTTGTTTCCAGAACAAGCCATGACCCTTTCtgcttgagtttttttttcctgcccaggAAGCTCCTCCCCCTCTTCTAAAATCCTTTCTTTCAAGTCCCATCCTCTCCATCCTTTCCACACTAACGTGGGCTGATTTCTAACTCCTACATTTTAGTATTTCTGCCTGACCATTTATTCATACAATTACTGATTAACCATTAGGCAAGAAGCACAGTCCTGGCCCTCAAGCAGCTTACAATCCAGTTAGGGAAGTGAAATACGTTCCTACCACACATGTTCACCTAGCACTTCGCCTCTGTGTCCAGTATGAGTCTTGTCTAAGCAGACACTAGGAACGGAGGCAGGACTA
Coding sequences within:
- the AARS2 gene encoding alanine--tRNA ligase, mitochondrial isoform X1, whose protein sequence is MAVSMAAAAGRLRRAIRRSPLWGGPSRRPLSSEPPAAQARAVRDAFLNFFRDRHGHRLVPSASVRPRGDPSLLFVNAGMNQFKPIFLGTVNPRSEMAGFRRVANSQKCVRAGGRHSDLEDVGRDLSHHTFFEMLGNWAFGGEYFKEEACSMAWELLTQVYGIPEDRLWVSYFGGDPKAGLDPDLESRDIWLSLGVRDSHVLSFGPEENFWEMGDTGPCGPCTEIHYDLAGRVGAPQLVELWNLVFIQHNREADGSLQPLPQRHVDTGMGLERLVAVLQGTRSTYDTDLFSPLLKAIHQGCRAPPYLGRVGAADEGRTDMAYRVVADHIRTLSVCIADGVYPGMSGAPLVLRRILRRAVRFSTEVLRAPPGFLGSLVPVVVETLGDAYPELQKNSAQIAHLVSEDEAAFLASLQRGRQIIDRTLRRLGPSELFPAEVAWSLSLAGNLGLPLDLLELMLEEKGVQLDSAGLARLAQEEAQHRSQQSEPVQEQGLQLNVHALGELQRRGVPPTDDSPKYNYSLRPSGGYEFSACEAQVLQLYTEDGTAVASVGKGQRCGLLLDKTNFYAEQGGQASDRGYLVRVGQEDVLFPVAQAQVCGGFILHEAVAPEGLKVGDQVQLHVDEAWRLRCMEKHTATHLLSWALRQTLGPHTEQRGSHLSPERLRFDVATQAPLTPEQLRAVEGTVQDAVGQDEPVYMEDVALALTAHVPGLRSLDEVYPDPVRVVSVGVPVARALDPASQAALRTSVELCCGTHLLRTGAVGDLVIVGERQLTKGTTRLLAVTGEQAQQAREVGQNLAQEVEAATERLSRGSQDVAAAQRLSKDVGRLTDAVDTALMPQWQRRELQAALKALQRRANAAIRKLELGQAAQKTQELLQRHSQGPLIVDTVAAESLSVLVKVVRQLCERAPGTSVLLLSPQPRGHVLCACQVAQSATPAFTAEAWALAVCSPMGGKAWGSRVVAQGTGTTADLGAALSTARAYALDQL
- the AARS2 gene encoding alanine--tRNA ligase, mitochondrial isoform X2, with translation MWAETFPIIPSSRCSAIGLLGVNILRVRDSHVLSFGPEENFWEMGDTGPCGPCTEIHYDLAGRVGAPQLVELWNLVFIQHNREADGSLQPLPQRHVDTGMGLERLVAVLQGTRSTYDTDLFSPLLKAIHQGCRAPPYLGRVGAADEGRTDMAYRVVADHIRTLSVCIADGVYPGMSGAPLVLRRILRRAVRFSTEVLRAPPGFLGSLVPVVVETLGDAYPELQKNSAQIAHLVSEDEAAFLASLQRGRQIIDRTLRRLGPSELFPAEVAWSLSLAGNLGLPLDLLELMLEEKGVQLDSAGLARLAQEEAQHRSQQSEPVQEQGLQLNVHALGELQRRGVPPTDDSPKYNYSLRPSGGYEFSACEAQVLQLYTEDGTAVASVGKGQRCGLLLDKTNFYAEQGGQASDRGYLVRVGQEDVLFPVAQAQVCGGFILHEAVAPEGLKVGDQVQLHVDEAWRLRCMEKHTATHLLSWALRQTLGPHTEQRGSHLSPERLRFDVATQAPLTPEQLRAVEGTVQDAVGQDEPVYMEDVALALTAHVPGLRSLDEVYPDPVRVVSVGVPVARALDPASQAALRTSVELCCGTHLLRTGAVGDLVIVGERQLTKGTTRLLAVTGEQAQQAREVGQNLAQEVEAATERLSRGSQDVAAAQRLSKDVGRLTDAVDTALMPQWQRRELQAALKALQRRANAAIRKLELGQAAQKTQELLQRHSQGPLIVDTVAAESLSVLVKVVRQLCERAPGTSVLLLSPQPRGHVLCACQVAQSATPAFTAEAWALAVCSPMGGKAWGSRVVAQGTGTTADLGAALSTARAYALDQL